The following coding sequences lie in one Candidatus Hydrogenedentota bacterium genomic window:
- a CDS encoding ubiquinone/menaquinone biosynthesis methyltransferase translates to MFDRIVGCYDFLNRVLSLRRDVAWRRQVARMLPDGEELRILDLATGTGDMLLAILDERPRARPVVGLDMAGKMLSRCMEKLRSRQTAGSVHVIRGDAASIALRSGIFDAVTMGFGIRNMEDIVGVLREARRVLKPGGRLLILEFSMPRRPVRWVHLFYLRHVMPRIAGYVSGDSAAYEYLDRTIESFPCGEAFCQLMRDAGFRNARAMPRTFGIATIYQGERQVGMT, encoded by the coding sequence ATGTTTGACCGCATCGTGGGGTGTTACGATTTTCTGAACCGCGTCTTGTCTTTGCGGCGCGACGTTGCCTGGCGCAGGCAAGTGGCGCGCATGCTGCCGGACGGCGAGGAACTGCGAATCCTGGACTTGGCCACCGGCACCGGCGACATGCTGCTCGCCATCCTTGACGAAAGGCCGCGTGCCCGGCCGGTTGTGGGGCTGGACATGGCGGGCAAGATGCTGTCGAGGTGCATGGAGAAGCTGCGTAGCCGTCAAACGGCCGGTTCCGTGCACGTAATTCGCGGGGATGCCGCCTCCATTGCGCTAAGGAGCGGCATTTTTGATGCGGTCACCATGGGTTTCGGCATTCGGAACATGGAGGATATCGTCGGGGTGTTGCGTGAGGCGCGGCGGGTCTTGAAACCCGGAGGCCGTTTGCTGATCCTCGAGTTTTCGATGCCCCGGCGGCCTGTGAGGTGGGTGCATCTCTTCTATCTGCGTCATGTCATGCCGCGCATCGCCGGGTACGTCTCAGGGGACAGCGCTGCCTATGAGTATCTCGATCGCACGATAGAGAGTTTTCCGTGCGGCGAAGCCTTTTGCCAACTCATGCGTGACGCAGGCTTCCGAAATGCCCGCGCGATGCCCCGGACGTTTGGTATCGCGACGATCTATCAAGGCGAGCGTCAGGTCGGCATGACATGA
- a CDS encoding isochorismate synthase produces MKALEPDSAKDMLASLVCQAVRTACTGLPAFPQGLRVEAPIAYTDALAWLRAQEAGARIYWADREHTVQAAGTGVADAITSNDGHVETVFPELQRDLASAHPNLRYYGGMAFDPSNRTSSEWAPFGTYRFVLPRFQLENHGTHSYLVCNILLRSGDDCNRVRGEALEGLDALVFPEDTSADAMPPPRQRVDIPDLAGWTAGVREALRGIGRGDIGKVVLARRSVFAFDAPMDPLALLARIVARTAATYQFYFEPEPGTAFLGATPERLYSRHGRHVESEAVASTRPRGATEAEDDALARELLTSDKDRREHAFVARAIREALDGLCRSVYAASEISVLKLPKCQHLICPLEGILRENISDAAVMQALHPSPAVGGMPTDKALACIREHEPFDRGWYAGPVGWAGPESGEFAVAIRSGLVHGNTLSLYSGAGIVDGSTPEGEWSEIETKLSNALGALTGHND; encoded by the coding sequence TTGAAGGCGCTCGAGCCGGATAGCGCGAAGGACATGTTGGCATCGCTGGTATGCCAGGCGGTACGGACTGCCTGTACCGGTCTCCCGGCGTTCCCCCAGGGGCTTCGAGTCGAGGCGCCCATCGCGTATACAGACGCGCTGGCATGGCTCCGCGCGCAGGAGGCCGGCGCCCGTATCTACTGGGCAGACCGCGAACATACGGTCCAGGCCGCAGGAACGGGGGTCGCGGACGCCATTACCTCGAATGACGGACACGTTGAAACCGTGTTTCCCGAGCTGCAGCGTGACTTGGCGTCGGCGCATCCCAATCTTCGATATTACGGAGGCATGGCGTTCGATCCCTCGAATAGGACCTCCAGTGAATGGGCGCCGTTCGGCACCTACCGTTTCGTATTGCCGCGGTTTCAACTCGAGAATCACGGGACGCATTCCTACCTGGTGTGCAATATTCTTCTTCGGAGCGGTGACGACTGCAACCGGGTACGCGGTGAAGCGCTCGAAGGCCTGGATGCGCTCGTTTTTCCCGAGGATACCTCGGCGGACGCGATGCCGCCTCCCCGGCAGCGGGTCGATATCCCTGACCTGGCGGGTTGGACAGCGGGCGTGCGGGAAGCCTTGCGGGGCATCGGGCGAGGGGATATCGGGAAGGTAGTTCTGGCCAGACGCTCCGTGTTCGCGTTCGATGCGCCGATGGACCCTTTGGCCCTGCTCGCGCGGATTGTGGCGCGGACGGCTGCCACATACCAGTTCTATTTCGAGCCCGAGCCCGGGACCGCGTTTCTGGGCGCCACCCCGGAACGGCTGTACAGCCGGCATGGCCGCCATGTTGAAAGCGAAGCCGTTGCCAGTACCCGGCCGCGAGGCGCTACCGAGGCGGAAGACGATGCCCTGGCCCGTGAATTGCTCACGAGCGATAAGGACCGCCGCGAACACGCGTTCGTGGCTCGGGCAATCCGCGAGGCGCTCGACGGCCTGTGCAGGAGCGTGTACGCCGCTTCTGAGATATCCGTGCTGAAGCTGCCCAAGTGCCAACATCTCATCTGCCCGTTGGAGGGGATCTTGAGGGAGAATATTTCGGATGCGGCCGTAATGCAGGCATTGCATCCGAGCCCGGCGGTGGGCGGCATGCCGACGGACAAGGCGCTGGCCTGCATTCGGGAACACGAACCCTTCGACCGGGGCTGGTACGCGGGACCGGTGGGATGGGCCGGACCGGAATCCGGCGAGTTTGCGGTGGCGATACGCTCGGGGCTGGTGCATGGGAACACCCTGTCGTTATACTCTGGCGCGGGAATCGTCGACGGTTCCACGCCAGAGGGTGAATGGAGTGAAATCGAAACCAAGCTGAGCAACGCGCTGGGCGCACTCACCGGACACAATGACTGA
- the menH gene encoding 2-succinyl-6-hydroxy-2,4-cyclohexadiene-1-carboxylate synthase, whose amino-acid sequence MTRELHYVVLNPTGNVTVLFLHGFMGSGEDWRLIAQDLSRACRCVLIDLPGHGYTPVRSDSAAYTMAAVSRDVMHLMDRVSPGRFFVVGYSMGARLGLYLAVEYGERIEGLIMESASPGLRTERERAERRERDDRLAEELETGNWETFLRQWYARPLFETLRKHGSRFEELLERRRMNNPRELARVLRGMGTGAQPSLWDALHGIAAPVLLVVGERDPKYRTLAESMCEMIPRAAMAVMPDAGHNVHFEKPTDYTRLLQGLLDDLREGAAL is encoded by the coding sequence ATGACACGCGAACTGCATTACGTTGTGCTGAACCCAACCGGGAACGTGACGGTCCTGTTCCTGCACGGCTTCATGGGTTCCGGCGAGGATTGGCGTCTCATTGCGCAAGACTTGTCGCGCGCCTGCCGCTGCGTTCTCATTGACCTTCCGGGTCATGGGTATACGCCGGTGCGCAGCGATTCCGCCGCGTACACCATGGCGGCGGTGTCTCGCGACGTGATGCATCTGATGGACCGCGTGTCGCCGGGACGCTTCTTCGTTGTGGGTTACTCGATGGGCGCCCGGCTCGGGCTCTATCTAGCCGTGGAATATGGTGAGCGCATCGAGGGACTGATCATGGAATCGGCCTCGCCGGGTCTCCGCACCGAGAGGGAACGTGCCGAGCGCCGGGAACGCGATGACCGCCTCGCGGAGGAGCTGGAGACAGGGAATTGGGAGACGTTTCTCCGTCAGTGGTATGCCAGGCCCCTGTTTGAAACCCTGCGCAAGCACGGCAGCCGGTTCGAGGAATTGCTCGAGCGCCGGCGCATGAACAATCCCCGCGAACTGGCGAGGGTCCTGCGCGGGATGGGTACGGGGGCCCAGCCTTCGCTGTGGGATGCGTTGCACGGAATAGCCGCCCCCGTCTTGCTCGTCGTTGGGGAACGCGACCCGAAATACCGCACTCTCGCCGAGTCGATGTGCGAGATGATCCCCCGCGCGGCGATGGCGGTCATGCCCGATGCGGGGCACAACGTGCACTTCGAAAAACCCACGGACTATACTAGGCTCTTGCAGGGTCTGCTTGATGATCTGCGCGAAGGCGCCGCGCTGTAG
- a CDS encoding metallophosphoesterase, with protein MRFTRRQFLGLTAALGLASCAKVKKIVPDINLARLKPSFGGGNFTVAAINDLHVLDTKSAGIVNEAVKSINSDKRVQFTVVLGDISTGGRYEELKLAKVALDRLEKPCLAIPGNHDVDMRAKDIFGNFTTAYGPVHWDEGEEGWLFIGLNSCEGSESDVTIPPSELDWLGKTLGKVNRGRPIALFAHHPFNPNTKAYRVKNADDVLGMFAQHNLKLVAAGHYHGNQVEEQNGILFTTTACCSSTRDNFDKTPEKGYRLFHIVDETVETEFVVVRN; from the coding sequence ATGAGATTCACGCGCAGACAGTTCCTCGGACTCACGGCGGCGCTGGGACTCGCCTCGTGCGCCAAGGTCAAGAAAATCGTCCCGGATATCAACCTCGCCCGGCTCAAACCGAGTTTCGGGGGCGGCAATTTCACGGTGGCCGCCATCAACGACCTCCACGTCCTCGATACCAAGAGCGCCGGCATCGTCAACGAGGCCGTCAAAAGCATCAATTCGGACAAGAGGGTCCAGTTCACGGTAGTCCTGGGCGATATCTCTACGGGCGGCCGCTACGAAGAACTCAAACTTGCAAAGGTGGCGCTCGACCGCCTTGAAAAACCCTGCTTGGCCATCCCCGGAAACCACGACGTCGACATGAGGGCCAAAGACATATTCGGCAACTTCACCACGGCCTACGGCCCCGTCCATTGGGACGAGGGAGAAGAGGGCTGGCTGTTCATCGGGCTGAATTCGTGCGAGGGGTCGGAGAGCGACGTGACCATCCCGCCCAGCGAACTCGACTGGCTCGGGAAGACCCTCGGAAAAGTGAACCGCGGACGGCCAATCGCGCTCTTCGCCCATCATCCCTTCAATCCCAACACAAAGGCGTATCGCGTCAAGAATGCGGACGACGTCCTCGGCATGTTCGCGCAACACAACCTCAAACTGGTCGCCGCGGGTCACTATCACGGAAACCAGGTCGAAGAACAGAATGGCATCCTGTTCACGACCACCGCATGCTGCTCCTCCACCCGCGATAACTTCGATAAGACCCCCGAAAAGGGCTACCGTCTCTTTCATATTGTTGATGAGACCGTAGAAACCGAGTTCGTCGTGGTCCGGAACTGA
- the menD gene encoding 2-succinyl-5-enolpyruvyl-6-hydroxy-3-cyclohexene-1-carboxylic-acid synthase, with protein sequence MTETAETLNQLWAGLLVEELVRNGVDTFCISPGSRSAPLALAAARNAGARSVTHYDERGAGFFALGYARACERPAALICTSGTAAANYYPAIIEAALSRIPMIVLTADRPPELLDTGANQTICQPGMFGSYTRWRFDLPCPSRAIPPSFVLTTADQAVQRARIPERGPVHLNCPYREPLVSSDGGAGLDVWADSLWRASNEPRTSYAPVCRSVSKEAALLLGAAANEAHRPVIAIGQLDRADERGAAVSLARKLECPILPGVASGLRLGFEAEFAISHFDVLLSSPEIASRFAPDLLIHLGGSMVSKWFQTWLERVRPRHHVRIADHPGRDDPGHTVTLRIEADIPRACEVLSTAGLKVKDSLWLEYMRECERRVAGSLDAYFAADRGLTEPAIARCIAGLVRESDGLFLGNSMPVRDTQRYTQANGARPVVFANRGVSGIDGNIATVAGAAFGAKRPITAILGDLAALHDLNSLALLRETRTPVVLVVLNNDGGGIFHFLPVTAHQEAFEPYFATPHGLTFESAAGMFGVAYAKPDSLAAFRDEYMAALERSQSTLIEIRTSRAENAVLHETIDAQALDALRA encoded by the coding sequence ATGACTGAAACCGCCGAGACGCTGAACCAACTCTGGGCCGGCCTGCTGGTCGAGGAGCTGGTGCGCAACGGCGTGGACACGTTTTGCATTTCCCCCGGTTCCCGCTCCGCGCCGCTTGCGCTGGCGGCAGCGAGGAACGCCGGCGCGCGCTCCGTAACGCATTATGACGAACGGGGCGCGGGGTTTTTCGCCTTGGGGTATGCCCGGGCCTGTGAGAGACCGGCTGCGCTGATTTGCACGTCGGGAACGGCCGCCGCCAACTATTACCCGGCGATTATCGAGGCGGCCCTGTCGCGCATCCCCATGATTGTGCTCACGGCCGACCGTCCTCCCGAGCTGCTCGATACAGGGGCGAATCAAACGATATGCCAGCCCGGGATGTTCGGTTCGTACACCCGCTGGCGCTTTGATTTGCCGTGTCCGAGCCGGGCGATCCCCCCGTCGTTTGTGCTGACGACGGCCGACCAGGCTGTACAGCGTGCCAGGATTCCCGAGAGAGGCCCCGTGCATCTCAACTGCCCGTATCGGGAACCGTTGGTCTCCAGTGATGGGGGAGCCGGGCTGGATGTCTGGGCTGACTCACTTTGGCGTGCGTCCAACGAGCCCCGCACGTCCTACGCGCCCGTGTGCCGGAGCGTGAGCAAGGAGGCCGCGCTTCTCCTCGGCGCGGCGGCGAACGAAGCGCACAGGCCTGTCATCGCAATAGGCCAACTCGACCGTGCAGACGAGCGCGGCGCGGCCGTGTCGCTGGCACGTAAACTGGAATGTCCCATCTTGCCGGGGGTAGCTTCGGGGCTTCGGCTGGGGTTCGAGGCCGAATTCGCCATAAGCCATTTCGACGTGTTGTTGTCTTCTCCTGAAATTGCGTCACGATTTGCGCCCGACCTCTTGATTCATTTGGGTGGATCGATGGTTTCGAAATGGTTCCAGACGTGGCTTGAGCGCGTTCGGCCGCGTCACCACGTGCGGATAGCGGATCATCCCGGGCGCGACGACCCCGGCCATACGGTCACGTTACGAATCGAGGCGGACATTCCCCGCGCATGCGAGGTGCTATCTACCGCGGGCCTCAAGGTGAAAGACTCCTTGTGGCTGGAGTACATGCGCGAGTGCGAGAGGCGCGTCGCGGGCTCGCTGGACGCGTATTTCGCCGCAGACCGTGGTTTGACGGAGCCGGCGATCGCGCGCTGTATCGCAGGGCTCGTGCGCGAATCGGACGGGTTGTTCCTGGGCAACAGCATGCCCGTCCGGGACACGCAACGTTATACGCAGGCAAACGGGGCCCGGCCGGTGGTTTTCGCCAACCGCGGTGTAAGCGGCATCGACGGTAACATCGCCACGGTGGCGGGCGCGGCGTTCGGCGCCAAACGCCCCATCACGGCGATTCTCGGCGATCTGGCGGCGCTTCACGACCTGAACAGCCTGGCTTTGTTGCGTGAAACGCGCACGCCCGTGGTTCTTGTGGTGCTCAACAACGACGGCGGGGGCATTTTTCATTTTCTACCGGTAACCGCGCACCAGGAGGCCTTTGAACCGTATTTCGCGACACCCCACGGTCTTACGTTTGAATCTGCCGCGGGCATGTTCGGAGTGGCGTATGCGAAACCGGACTCGCTCGCGGCGTTCAGGGATGAGTACATGGCAGCGCTTGAACGCTCTCAATCCACCCTTATCGAAATCCGGACCAGCCGTGCGGAAAATGCGGTGCTGCACGAAACGATTGATGCGCAGGCGCTCGATGCTCTTCGAGCCTGA
- the menB gene encoding 1,4-dihydroxy-2-naphthoyl-CoA synthase encodes MLSVQWKSAGEFTDITYEKAEGIAKITINRPEVRNAFRPLTVDEMSKALSDARFDDAIGVIILTGEGEKAFCSGGDQRIRGEAGYVDKSGRHRLNVLDFQRQMRTCPKPIIAMVAGYAIGGGHVLHVMADLTIAAENAIFGQTGPKVGSFDGGYGASYLARIVGQKKAREIWFLCRQYTASEALDMGLVNAVVPYERLEEETVQWCREILRNSPTALRCLKAALNADCDGQAGLQELAGNATLLFYQTPEAQEGRNAFNEKRPPDFSKYPRYP; translated from the coding sequence ATGTTGAGCGTTCAATGGAAGTCCGCGGGCGAGTTTACGGATATCACGTACGAGAAGGCGGAAGGGATAGCGAAGATCACTATCAACCGGCCGGAGGTGCGGAATGCGTTCCGGCCGCTGACTGTCGACGAGATGTCGAAGGCCCTTTCGGATGCCCGGTTTGACGATGCTATCGGGGTAATCATTCTCACGGGCGAGGGCGAGAAGGCATTCTGCTCAGGAGGCGACCAGAGAATCCGGGGCGAGGCGGGGTACGTCGACAAATCGGGCCGGCACCGCCTGAATGTTCTCGATTTTCAGCGCCAGATGCGGACCTGCCCCAAGCCCATCATCGCCATGGTAGCCGGCTATGCCATCGGCGGGGGGCACGTCCTTCACGTGATGGCCGACTTGACCATCGCCGCCGAAAACGCCATCTTCGGGCAGACCGGCCCGAAAGTGGGCTCGTTTGACGGGGGCTATGGGGCCAGCTACCTGGCCCGGATCGTGGGGCAGAAAAAGGCCCGCGAGATCTGGTTCCTGTGCCGTCAGTACACCGCCTCGGAGGCGCTGGATATGGGGCTCGTCAACGCAGTCGTGCCTTATGAGCGGCTCGAGGAGGAAACCGTGCAGTGGTGCCGCGAGATATTGCGCAACTCGCCGACCGCGCTGCGGTGTCTCAAGGCCGCGCTGAATGCGGATTGCGACGGCCAGGCAGGGCTCCAGGAACTCGCCGGGAACGCGACGCTCCTGTTCTACCAGACGCCCGAGGCGCAAGAGGGCCGGAATGCGTTCAATGAGAAACGGCCGCCCGATTTCAGCAAGTATCCGAGGTATCCGTAG
- a CDS encoding homocysteine S-methyltransferase family protein yields the protein MQFLEALRDRILVVDGAMGTEIQARGLTDRDFGGAEFRMLSDIITFSRPDVLADIHRHYYAAGAHAVETNTFGASPFRLSEYDFRKVELKHFASLPFDADIRTISYEDLAYRLNVRAAQIACEARESYAKDAAYDGRPLYVIGSAGPSNRVVSSTEANLKRATFDEIAANFRVQVLGLVDGGADAVLFETQQDILETKAAVMGALDAMRERGKRLPIMCQVTVDAFSKMQIFNTDIHAALVTVAGIGIDTFGINCSIGPDLMARTVEKIARYSPLPISVIPNAGLPVSENGRTVFKFPPEEMAEHLVRYVREFGVSIIGGCCGTTHKHTEAMAAAVAGLRPTPREPERTVFVSGPQQTVALDSSAGLITIGERLNVRGSKMVREAVERDGPIEHNVLEEVIREQTVDLGVRIIDVCMDSNVVNTAAALTEVVHRHTADFNGAMSLDSFAIDALVEAVKVYPGRPIINSISMEEAAEGQTKADVILTATAAHHPVYIALATGPEGPGATAEQKIALAKQVVDCAARHGVTPDQLLIDMNVFPIGSESREGANFALESLEAIPGIKAIDARLVTTCGVGNLTNGLAAKPYMRKVLTSVWLDEARKRGLDAAIINPNHYVFVQDLDPEDYRLGLRVILEHDMDAFEELEDIADRKKGVEARRRSSYDGLEAEDAICEKIKDGYKERADGVVEVGGNSYAHMDRIVVQTAEVIQRRDPLEFINSYLMKAMNELGDGFARGEVSLPHLLKSADVMKQVMGFLEAYMRRSAGIDVHDKVEYKGTVVLGTVHQDVHSIGKDLAKTLFENYGYRVIDLGVMTPLQAYIDAAKEYNATAIGMSALLVQTSNHMIAVSRMMEEQGIAEVPVLVGGAPVNWRHAAYVAMAGHEDPAQLRSNVFYCPTAMDGVNVMNKWVGTRERAAILEPNREKLLANLERAEKMRGEETRLLRDLAPRAISFEKHRVPDSPRFRCEVLRYSLRQLAPYLDTRTLFGLNWKFGGTVGREKRGETAEKLGALFEEWIDKADKGKWIVPQGVCGIYPCQSDGDEVIVYEPEDFGVEVCRFGFTRVVGSRRKDTICAAQYFYPRASGKVDAIGVQLTTSGPQVEAQIAAFKAEGNSEAVLYLQGLSDRVAEDMADRVHAMLRDRMGAAPDQGIRWSPGYPAMADSHYNKTILALLGATERVGVRVTDAGEFAPTGSTAAVVCFHPDARYT from the coding sequence ATGCAATTCCTTGAAGCGTTAAGAGATCGGATTCTGGTTGTTGACGGCGCCATGGGTACCGAAATTCAGGCCCGCGGGCTTACGGACCGCGATTTCGGCGGGGCGGAATTCCGTATGCTCTCGGACATAATCACGTTCTCGCGGCCGGACGTTCTGGCTGATATTCACCGTCACTATTATGCGGCCGGGGCGCATGCCGTCGAGACCAATACCTTCGGGGCATCCCCTTTCCGGCTGAGCGAATACGATTTTCGCAAGGTGGAACTGAAGCATTTCGCGTCGCTGCCCTTCGATGCCGATATCCGAACGATTTCGTACGAGGACCTGGCGTACCGGCTAAACGTTCGCGCCGCACAGATTGCGTGCGAAGCCCGGGAAAGCTACGCGAAAGACGCCGCGTACGACGGGCGGCCCTTGTACGTCATCGGTTCCGCGGGTCCGTCTAACCGGGTGGTTTCGAGCACGGAAGCGAACCTTAAGCGGGCCACCTTTGACGAAATAGCGGCGAATTTCCGCGTTCAAGTGCTGGGTCTGGTGGATGGCGGCGCCGATGCCGTGCTTTTCGAGACCCAACAGGACATTCTGGAAACGAAGGCCGCCGTGATGGGCGCGCTCGACGCCATGAGAGAACGGGGCAAGCGGCTACCCATCATGTGCCAGGTGACGGTAGACGCCTTTTCGAAGATGCAGATCTTCAACACGGATATCCACGCTGCCCTCGTGACGGTGGCGGGTATCGGCATAGACACGTTCGGCATAAACTGCAGCATCGGTCCCGACCTGATGGCCAGAACCGTCGAGAAGATCGCGCGCTATTCGCCGTTGCCCATATCGGTCATCCCGAATGCGGGGTTGCCCGTGTCTGAAAACGGCCGCACGGTTTTCAAGTTCCCGCCGGAGGAAATGGCGGAGCACCTGGTCCGGTACGTGCGCGAATTTGGCGTCAGTATTATCGGCGGGTGTTGCGGGACGACCCACAAGCACACCGAGGCCATGGCGGCGGCGGTCGCGGGCCTGCGGCCCACTCCGCGCGAGCCCGAGCGCACGGTATTCGTCTCCGGCCCGCAACAGACGGTGGCGCTGGACAGTTCCGCCGGGCTTATCACGATCGGCGAGCGGCTGAATGTGCGCGGTTCGAAGATGGTTCGCGAAGCCGTCGAACGGGACGGCCCCATCGAGCACAACGTCCTCGAAGAGGTCATCCGCGAACAGACCGTGGACCTGGGTGTGCGGATAATCGACGTATGCATGGACTCGAACGTCGTGAACACGGCTGCCGCTCTCACGGAGGTGGTCCACAGGCATACGGCCGATTTCAACGGCGCGATGAGCCTGGATTCGTTCGCGATAGACGCGCTTGTGGAGGCCGTCAAGGTCTATCCGGGCAGGCCCATCATCAACTCGATATCGATGGAGGAGGCCGCGGAAGGCCAGACCAAGGCCGACGTGATACTGACAGCGACGGCCGCGCATCATCCTGTCTATATCGCGCTGGCGACGGGGCCGGAGGGGCCCGGGGCCACGGCGGAACAGAAGATCGCGTTGGCGAAGCAGGTGGTGGACTGCGCGGCAAGGCACGGCGTCACGCCCGACCAGCTCTTGATCGACATGAACGTGTTCCCCATCGGGTCGGAGTCCCGGGAAGGGGCGAATTTCGCGCTGGAATCTCTCGAAGCCATTCCCGGCATCAAGGCCATTGACGCGCGCCTGGTCACCACATGCGGGGTAGGCAACCTGACGAACGGCCTTGCCGCCAAGCCGTATATGCGCAAGGTCTTGACATCGGTATGGCTGGACGAGGCGCGAAAGCGCGGGCTGGACGCGGCCATCATCAATCCCAACCACTACGTTTTCGTGCAGGATCTGGACCCGGAGGACTACAGGCTGGGGCTGCGGGTGATCCTTGAACACGACATGGACGCTTTCGAGGAGTTGGAGGACATTGCCGACCGCAAGAAGGGCGTCGAAGCGCGCCGGCGGTCGTCGTACGACGGCCTGGAAGCCGAGGACGCCATCTGCGAGAAGATCAAGGACGGCTATAAAGAGCGGGCGGACGGTGTCGTCGAGGTGGGCGGGAACAGTTACGCGCACATGGATCGTATCGTCGTGCAAACGGCGGAAGTGATTCAGCGCCGCGACCCTCTCGAGTTCATCAACAGCTACCTGATGAAAGCCATGAACGAGCTTGGCGATGGCTTTGCACGCGGGGAGGTTTCGTTGCCGCATCTGCTCAAGTCGGCAGACGTGATGAAGCAGGTCATGGGATTTCTCGAGGCGTACATGAGACGGTCGGCCGGGATCGACGTGCACGACAAGGTCGAATACAAGGGTACGGTCGTGCTCGGAACCGTCCACCAGGACGTCCACTCGATAGGCAAAGATCTCGCAAAGACGCTCTTTGAGAACTACGGGTACCGAGTAATCGATCTGGGCGTGATGACGCCTCTCCAGGCGTATATCGACGCGGCGAAAGAATACAACGCCACTGCGATCGGCATGTCGGCCCTCTTGGTGCAGACCTCGAACCACATGATTGCGGTTTCCCGCATGATGGAGGAACAGGGCATCGCGGAGGTGCCGGTTCTGGTGGGAGGCGCGCCGGTGAACTGGCGGCACGCGGCGTACGTTGCCATGGCCGGTCACGAAGATCCGGCGCAGCTCCGGTCCAACGTGTTCTATTGCCCCACGGCCATGGATGGCGTGAACGTGATGAACAAGTGGGTGGGCACGCGGGAGCGCGCCGCCATCCTGGAACCAAACCGCGAGAAGCTGCTCGCGAACCTTGAACGCGCGGAGAAGATGCGCGGCGAGGAGACACGTCTGTTGCGGGACCTTGCGCCCCGGGCCATCAGCTTTGAGAAACACCGCGTACCGGATTCGCCGCGGTTCCGTTGCGAGGTATTACGCTATTCGCTGCGGCAGCTGGCGCCCTACCTGGACACCAGGACCTTGTTTGGTTTGAACTGGAAGTTTGGCGGCACCGTGGGCCGTGAGAAACGCGGCGAGACCGCCGAGAAGCTCGGGGCGCTCTTCGAGGAATGGATCGACAAAGCGGACAAGGGCAAGTGGATTGTTCCACAGGGCGTATGCGGCATCTACCCCTGCCAATCCGACGGTGATGAGGTCATTGTCTACGAGCCGGAGGATTTCGGCGTGGAAGTCTGCCGTTTCGGGTTCACGCGGGTGGTCGGGTCGCGGCGCAAAGACACCATTTGCGCGGCCCAGTACTTCTACCCGCGCGCGTCGGGCAAAGTGGACGCCATCGGCGTCCAGCTCACGACCAGCGGTCCCCAGGTCGAGGCTCAGATTGCCGCGTTCAAGGCCGAGGGCAACTCCGAGGCCGTGTTGTATCTGCAAGGGCTGTCGGATCGCGTCGCGGAAGATATGGCTGACCGGGTGCATGCCATGCTGCGCGACCGTATGGGGGCCGCGCCGGACCAGGGAATCCGGTGGTCGCCCGGGTATCCGGCCATGGCCGATTCGCATTACAACAAGACGATTCTCGCCCTCTTGGGCGCGACGGAGCGGGTGGGCGTCCGCGTTACGGATGCGGGCGAGTTCGCTCCTACGGGCAGCACCGCGGCGGTGGTGTGTTTCCATCCTGACGCACGGTATACGTGA